The genomic stretch gcatgtgtgtgagcgagagagcgcaTGAGGACAGGGGTCTCCAGAGTGATGCCTCGTCTGCAGGAATGAAGCTCCgcctccctgtctgtctgtttgtcctttaacacacatgctcagctggctgtgcgtgtgtgtgttcagtagctCTAAGACCTGCGGGAGACAGAAGACGGACTAAATCACAAGATCACTAAACAGGAGGGACTAAGGCCCCACCCCATTTCTTACTTTTACCCTGACCCCTCGTTTTCGAGTGTCTttcttgccccttggaactgagttataaggggtagtggttgagatcttctcTCTGAaacgggaccctcaaataaaaagagcatcacttcattaagagctactagcgctgctctgtaggcgaccctgccggcctgcagtgaccgcagcggagggtgaagttcagctcctcactgctgggctttagttacatttagggcatcatacgccttcaaatgGGGGgacaattcttcagtgatatgaagctgaacctTCAATAGAGGCGctagaatgtagctgctgcaccatttaaggtggaacaggaaatatAGCGAGGTGGTTAAGGAGATAAACACACTGTGCTTGTTATGaataaaacagtaattataTAATATGATGGTTATAGTCATTTATAACAGAGATCATTCTcacgtgtgtgtctgtttggAGCCTCTGTAAAACCTCCGTTTGGCgagccatgtagccctaacgcTTCGCCCCCCCCCCTAGACATGAACCCTGAAAAACGAGGATGAAGGGCTTAGTgttaggggcgaggggtgaaatgggattgagcctaAATGCACTAAGGACATCGTCACAACAAAGATATTAAAGACATTATCATAAATTTGAACCTCAGGAGCCACAAGCAGGTCCAAATGTCTATTACACGCTTATTTAGCTTAAATACAGCTCTATTTTTCACTATGATCTGTGTAATTATTGCTTAATaagcatgtaataagcctgggattttaaaggggaattccagtgaTGTTTAACAATCTCTGCGTAATAAAATGGATACGATATAAACAGAGCGCCTCAGAGTGGCTtgtctgaaatgctctgttctagagaaacttactgagtcagagttgttcatagtggtggtcaATGGAACCCAACGTCTTTAGAGCTTAATGCTccgaaagctccctcacaagcTTGTTTTTAAAGTCTgctcatggtggagaggtacaggCAGGGTGTTCTAAGGTAAAATAGCACCTAAAGAAAAAGAGGGTTTTATAAATTCAGGGAAGAGTGCCAGGCAGTTTGGACGCCCcagtcaaattatatgttttaatTGGTTTTCAGAGAGAAATTATGTGAACGCTTCCTCTACaggaacacacttctgcacattttaatgcacatttactgtttatttgctgaatttagcatttTGGAAAAGTCGAAGATAAACATGGCctaaagttatggcacattttatattttgaatgttaataattaattgtatgtgttttattgaagtgtgttctctgtaggggatTGTTAGCTTACTTTTAACTTAGAAGATAAACAGAAACTTTTATTATCTTGAGACgggttaattatcttgtgatctcaagataattGATTGGCTATCTCAAGATTacaacttttgttatcttgagatcacaagatatttaactggttatttcaagataacagtcCAGAAAATTATACCTACCTAATTGCCTCTCCGGATTTCCCTTCCGAATAATAACTCATTTACGttgaagttcctgtagttactgtataataagcctcagtatgtaatCTGGGATTTGGGTCTGGGATTTTAAAGTGTTGAACAATGTGCTTCAGATTTCTGTACAGCACTGTAAATGTGACTCGCTCTTCTGTACAAATTAAACCATCTATCTGAGAGAGGACGAGAGACATTTGGTGCGTATGAATGAAAGTATGTGAGAAAGTGTCTGACTTTAGAAACACCCAAGGCACAGAAAGAGCCTCAATTTTATTTTGAGAGTCGGTCTACCGTGACTTCACCcagctgctcacacacacacacacacacacacacacacacacacacacacacacacacacacacacacacactaaacattCTGTCCAAACTCATGTGACATCATATAAACGCACGCAATAGCCGCATTCACACATGCACTCTTACCCAGGAGTTTATCAGGACGTTTAAAGTTcaaatttctgtttaatttagtGGTCAagctgtaaacagagtcattcagaggggtttaaTGCGAAATGGTTCACTGTGAAGATTCATtactttacagtgatggtgatgggaacacacacactcacacacacacacacactcatacacacacactcgcacacacacacactcgcacatcctcacacacactcgcacacacactcatacacacacacacatacacacacactcgcactcacactcacacacacacacacactcatacacacacactcgcacacacacacactcgcacatcctcacacacactcgcacacacactcatacacacacacacatacacacacacacacactcgcactcacacacacacacacacacacacacacacacacacattcgcactcacacacacacacacatacacacacacacacactcgcactcacacacacacactcacacacactcgcacatcctcacacacactcacacacacactcatacacacacacactcatacacacacacacacactcgcactcacacacacacacacacactcgcactcacacactcacacacactcacacacacacgcatacacacacacactcgcacacacacacacactcgcacatcctcacacacactcacacacgcataCTCACATCCACTCTCGCACTCACactcgcactcacacacactcacacacactcacacacacacactcacacacactcgcacatcctcacacacactcacacacactcgcacgcacacacactcacactcatacacactcacacacacagtcgcactcacacacacactcacacacacacacacacactcgcacacactcacacacacacacacactcacacacaaacacacacacacacatactcaaacacacacacactgtctctcatacacacacacacacacacactcacacctctgTCGCTCTCTATCTGCTCAGACTCCTCTagcactctccctccctccatctgtctctctctctcttcttgttACCCTCCTTatgtctgtttctgtccatgtaggttaatctctctctctctctctctctctctcactctgtctctttctctctctctgtgtgtctctttctctctctctctgtctctttctctctctctctctctctcactctgtatctttctctctctctctgtgtctctttctctctctgtctctgtctctttctctctctgtctctttctctctctctttctgtctctttcactctctgtgtctctttctctctctctgtctctttctctctctgtgtctctttctctctctctttctgtctctttctctctctgtgtctctttctctctctctctctttctctctctctctgtctctttctctctctctctctctttctctctctctgtctctttctctctctctctctctctctctctgtctctttctctctctctttctgtctctttctctctctctgtctctttctctctctctctctgtctctttctctctctctctctgtctctctctctctctctctgtctctttctctctctctctgtctctttctctctctctgtttctttctctctctctctgtctctttctctctctctttctgtctctttctctctctctttctgtctctttcactctctgtgtctctttctctgtctctgtctctttctctctctctctgtctctttctctctctctttctgtctctttctctctctctgtctctttctctctctctctgtctctttctctctctctgtctctttctctctctctgtctctttctctctctctctctctgtcctccttttgttttatatatcgTTATCTTTTTCTCAATATCTCTCATTTCcggtctctctcttcttctctttctgtctgtctcaggTCATACACACATTCATCTCATCTCTTAATGtctaaatgttttctttctcttcatgtctaatttcctctctctctctctctctctctctctctttctctctctctctcgtaggTTTTAGGTTCTGCTACCACTTTAGAGCAATAAGCTCTTCTTTTATctaaaaacaatgattttttattaaaaatcttattttagAAGATTTTACTAACAGACGTCACCACTGATACTAACTATTATCCTTGCTAACATCCCTGTGAAGCTCAGATTTCAGTCAGTGATtcacagaaaacagagaaacagctgCGGCACTGCAGGAGGACTGTAGTTTAGCGCTGCTACGCTGGGCTAACCGTTTCATTCCCGAGCTCAGAGGCAGTCTGTAgtctgttgctgctgttttagTCGAGATACGAGCAACAACGTTTTAAAAACGGAGAGGAAATCACGGCGTTTCTGTCTGCTGTGGTTTACCTTTCAGGACAGACAGAATCTCAGTGAGGAGATCATTCTCATTCCACATCAGCAATAATAAAGcggattggctgagctgcattcAAAGCCGCTGGAAAATCTAGGATATACACGCCGACGGCCTCACAGCACctgaactctgtattactgcacCACAAAAACTCTTCTGCTGTTAGTCGACTCAGCTTTGACTCTCATTCTGCTCAAATGGACCACTGAGTATATTGATGAAGTAAAAACCCTGTGTGTTGTTtaaacttatgttcttaactagaactgggctggtctggctaaaagagccaacagcccaaacaactccatcattaatattagacttgaattaaagcacttacggTATAAATTACTGTAAAAGGACAGTATAAAAgactaaacatgtcatttgagtGAATTACATccttcaaatgttcatgtttcagtcagaagtcgcgtCAAAGCCAGGCTGAAACGCAAACGGCTCCTTAcgccctaaatagtgtgctgaCTATGAAAGTGAACAAATTCCAGCCTCATTTATCCAGTCTGGATGTGTCCCAAATTACGTTTTTTAAGCtatattttgctctgttgggctgcaagATCCAGTTTCTGCAAGATCAAATttctatgtagtgcactatgtagggagcagggagctgtttgagatcCAGCCCCAGAAGAGGGCGCCGCTGGATTGGTGGTAAATAAGACTTGCGATAGTAATttagtgaccaaaaagtacttataaagtgctgcgttatcatatgttcattgttatgaGACAAAAAGTTTCAAAATTCATTAAATGACCACACCCTTCCCATGATGAAATCACGGTATCGCACGGCCTgctgtggcttattgctttattactAATTATTTACTATGAACCAGTTCTTCTAATTTCATGTATCAGCTGATCTTTGATGCTTTTACTCATGACAACGTGACACAGGCGCTGTGGTCATTCATGATATTTACACTATATTAAACCATGGGACGTTAACCCCAGATAGCAAGTATATATCGCTCCACTTGCTTAATAAAGTCAGCACcccactgactgtttgccatTGCTGGTCCACTAGCAGACCACCCGGATTACTGTCCTGCAGACAAGCTAGTTTTTAATCCCCCCCAAAGAGATTTTCAATgcacacagacttttatttcagaaagtaaaccaagacaaatattacaaacaactgagaggaAAACAGGCCTGAAACAGAATGATTTCTTTAGAAATGTTGTTGCTGATATTGTGCTGGATTAAAACTGTTCACTAAACTATTCACAAGgtataactaaagaaaggaCGGAAGGAAAAATCTGTAAATTGGgctgagagaggaaaaagagtgaTGATGAGAAGAATTTTGTCAAATACTGTGCTTGAACACTGGTGGGCCGCCCAGACAACGCTGAGACATGCGACACGCCAGCGGGCTGCCAGCTCTGCCATCAGTGGGCCGACAGCGGCCCACtgtcctcttgctatcagggttCAGAGACATTATCATTAAACCACAGGGTCTGCGGTGCCCCACTCACACCTGCGCACGGTGGGACTCACTGTGCGGTTGTGTTTCTGGGTTCCCGCCTTGCACTATAAGCACAAAAATGCCTAGCGACGCAGCTAACTCGCTAGCTGTTTACGTTCATCCAGAAGCGTATCCCATAATTCCTTCAGGGTATCAGGGGACCAGCGATATTGTGGATGGAGTCAAGTTGTTGCGGTCGCCTGCAGCTCAGCACAGTCTGCGAAAAGCCATgctgtatctgtctctgtcaatctgtctctctatcaatctttctctctctcactctctccatctcgctAACCCTTCTATtgatctttctgtctctctctctttctctctctctctctctctctctctctcccctcccgaGCCTTGATTCTCTCCTTCACCCGGTAGACTCTGTCCCCCCcgcctctctctcactcactccttcCGCACACCCTCCCTCAATGTGCCCTTGctctctctatccatccatcttcccttcctccctctctctctcgctctcactctctttccttcctcGCCAACTCAATACTTCATTaatcatctctctccctctctctctctctctctctactacaGTAGATGGTGTGCTGAGTGGTTCACTATGCGGTTGCCGTGGTAATGGCAGTGGAGAGTGGTGTGGAGGCGGGGAGGGTGCGGTTAATTTAAAGACACACCAGGGGCTTTCACCACTAACGCGAAGCCAGGCCGCTAACCTCCCTGTAGCCTCTGCGGCGCTACACTAATGCTAACATATCTGTCAGTCATGTCGCTAACCTCCCTATAGCTTCCTCTGTGCAGCACATATGTTACCTATAACATTAGCGTCTCTATAGCTTGCTTACGCAGCTCAGTGTGATACTCACGGCGTTTAACCCACACGTCTGCGAACAGAGCACTGCGCTAAGGTTAGCCTCTCTGCCATTCAAACAGCTCGAGCCGTAGTCCTAGCAGCGCAACGCTAACGTCCTTTTAATGTCATTAAGAGCCACGGCGACGACTCTGATATGTGGCAGGTAGTAAAATCAGAGAACCTGTAGAGAGAATTACCGCTCTGTAAGGTCTTCccggtttctcaaacactagagggcgctcctgagtgagtccaaaatgaatgggttaaaatggagcatttgagcaaagtTATAGTTGATAAGTGCTTGCGCATTTTTAATGtgctgaacactgaacagcatAAAGCATTTTACCACTGATGTACGTTAATGATGTCACGTTTTTTAATATAATGgaggaaataggaagaggccaggctcctcatgaACTGGTTCTGGTAACGTTTCTCTAGTGGTTGTGTTCAGAGGGCTAGCTTTAGCACTTAGCTTGGCGCATGTATCTCAGAGGATGCAATTACCAGGCAGGATTTACGGCATTTTTCGGCACCACTCACACTGCTACTCAATGATTGAACATGTTTAGACAAGCTGCAGATTGACCCACAAATTAACACACAACTGTGTTACCCTtattagtgtttgttagcatgGTTGCATCCCGATAAACGGGCGATGAAGCAGAGGGGGTCCCTCAGGGCTAAAAAAAAGGCCTGTTGATTTCTTGGAATTAAAGAAAGGCATGGTTTGTAATTTCACAGCATCATGCTTGTATTGTTTCGTCGTTAAGTTTTGGCTGGAAACAAAGGGTCTGATTCTATGTTTTGTTGGGTGTCTGAAGTAAGTTCTACAGAGCTCATCCTTTGAATTTTAATGCAAGTTGACTGTTTATGTACCGAGTTTCACAAATCAGAAATAATAACccaaaaatgtggcctgtgcaaaagtgatggcacattttatctttttatcttttttatctAGAaggttttactgtgttttacaTTGAACTCAGCAGTTGTGCATTAAACTGCAGAAGTGTAGAGGACATGtcgacttattttcactcagaaaagcaACGAAATGTACCGTTTGAGCAGGTCTAATACGTGTACATGTCTTCTTTATAATGTGTTCAGGTTCCTGTATCACAATTTTGAACCACTGCAAAGAATAATCAGAAACACTGCTTCACCTCCAGGAACACAGTTTAGCAGCTCCTGCACTTTCAAATCCACAGCGTCGCAATAAAGAGAATTTTATTTATagcacaatacacacactgTGAGAAAGGATTAAAGGATGAGAGTGTGTGcatgaacgagagagagagagagagagagagagagtgagagagagtgtgtgagagagatggtgagagagagtgagagcaagtgtgagagagagtgagagagagagtgtgtgagagagagatagagagagagagagtgtgtgtgagagagagatagagagagagagagagagagagtgagagagagtgtgtgagagagatagtgagagagagtgagagcaagtgtgagagagagatagagtgagagtgtgtgagagagagatagagagagagagagtgtgtgtgagagagagatagagagagagagagagagagagtgagagagagatagagagagagagagagagagctgttcATGTTTATATCTGTCCTGCAGTTTTCTATGTGCTGATGATCATGAATGGAgatgctgatgctgaaaatgcaCACGTTCTCCTGCAGCAGAGGGTGTGAGGAGAGTGAAAACACCTGGACCCCTCATGAGGGAGCCTGCTTTTTAGAGCGAAACATCTCtaacccccccaacacacacacacacgtatgggTAACATATGATTTGATTGCTACATATTGCAATTGCATTAATGATTGTTATTTTACAGTCAGCATAAGCTCTTCATGACAACTGACgtatcataaaataaaataaataaataaacaaatatagcACTGGAATAATTATTTACACAaatgatttgggtgactattgacctCTATTGTTCGATATCAACATTAGCCTGGtgaagtaaagaagcaaaatttggacacccaacatatcttggctgaacGGCTACATCTGGAATACTTGGAGAAttctgtacatttgatttttgccAAATCATCACTTTAAGggcattcatttcatttcatttgtctTATTTAGCTTAGATTTATTCTCAGTCGCCTGCAGAATCGCTAAATCCTGTTTGGACCGTCGTAAAATTTTTCCCtgattaaaatgaaattcttCTTCACTcttacatacaaaacaatatgATGTCGGCGGAGCCCCCCGAGTAGGACGTCAGCTGAGGGCCCGCAAATGTTCAGAAATGGGCctggaccacacacacacacacacacacacacacacacacacacacacacacacacacacacacaccttcagctGTCTTTGTTCATTTATGCTGCAGTCAGTGCACATAtggttcctctctctctctctctctctcaagctgACTGTGTCCTTCATTCACCGCTGTAATAACCTTGCTGTAGCACCAGCCATGACATCATCCATAGCACGCAggtcacacacattcatacacgtGCACACAGCTTCAGTGGCCTTGTTAAAGTGTGGCCCACTTTTCAGAAacactggacacacacacaaatgcacagtCCGCGAATTACAATGACTTTCTCAAGGCTACGATGGAAAGAAGGCAGTGGTTTTATTTCGGTTGaataaacgtgtgtgtgtgtgtgtgtgtgtgtgtttgacattTTCAATCTAGGTGACTTTTCTGCCAAGCGTGTTATTATCAAGTAAATttgaagcagaaagtgcaaccaactacTGCGACTGAGCTTTGTGGAAAAACATCTTGCAGATTTTCTTTTAAAGCCAAAAGAtccctgaaaagaatggaaaccaacggtggacacactaaatactgtaaaatatctattgtacagtattgtgcaaaggTTTTTGGCACCCAAGAAtattatacaaataaaaatctatttatgcTGAGACAACActaacattacaataaatacaaatgacatTTAGTTAAAAAGTTCATCTCCTCACGTCCTCATAATTGTAAATAAACCacatgttatttgtatttattattaaataccCAGTTTAATCCTACATTAATATATGGTGCTTTTTTTGTCCAGATACATGGATTTAAACTATTTTCTTAAGTGCCTTAAACCTGGTCACAGTACGGtcgttgaggcttctgtgtaattttctgttaagtatatgttctctgctttttttttcttctactgaaactgaaattcaGGACATGCTCAGACAAAAACCAAGACagataaacattttttacatgcttttaaatgaacataataatgtatatatatatatatatatatatatatatatatatatatatatatatatatatatatatataatatatatatatacatctttACATACATCCATGaataaacacatatatataaaattaataaaaaacaaataatattgaAAATCTCCTTTTCCGTGCAGGATCCtgctgacagtggtggtgattttCCGGATCCTGATCGTGGGCATTGTAGGAGAGAAGGTATATGAGGACGAGCAGACAATGTTTATATGCAACACGTTGCAACCAGGCTGCAACCAGGCCTGCTACGACAAGGCGTTCCCCATCTCGCACATCCGTTACTGGGTCTTCCAGATCATTCTGGTGTGCACGCCCAGCCTTTGCTTCATCACCTACTCCGTGCACCAGTCGGCCAAGCAGAAGGACCGGCAGTACACCTTTCTGCACGGACCCTACATTGACCATGGCCACGGCCCGAGCCGAAAACTCAGAAACCTAAATGGCATCCTGGTACATCCGGACCCCAAAGACGAGCACGAGTGCCTGGAGACCAAGGAGATTCCCAATGCACCTCGTGGCCTCACACACGCCTCCACCAAGAGCGCCAAGACGAGACGGCAGGAAGGCATCTCACGCTTCTACGTCATCCAGGTAGGATCAGGCGTGGTCAGGCAGAACTGAAACACTTTTCAGAACAGAAATGATGTTGTGGTGCTGCTGCATCTTTGGATATGTGTCCAGTACTTTGGTAAATTATGGTTCTTTTTTTACCATTTGTTCAGATTAGGAGATGACAAGTTGCTAATGTTGCTTCAGGCTTTTTTTGAGGCCGCTCTTCTTTTCACATGTAGGCGTACACTCAAGACAGTAttaaaatatagttttatataggACTCACAGTTCTACATTTCCCAGTATTTAAGTTTCCCTTCCATTTCTTTTGGCTAGAGGAACCAAATAAACTAAAACTTC from Pygocentrus nattereri isolate fPygNat1 chromosome 23, fPygNat1.pri, whole genome shotgun sequence encodes the following:
- the gjd1a gene encoding gap junction protein delta 1a, yielding MGEWTILERLLEAAVQQHSTMIGRILLTVVVIFRILIVGIVGEKVYEDEQTMFICNTLQPGCNQACYDKAFPISHIRYWVFQIILVCTPSLCFITYSVHQSAKQKDRQYTFLHGPYIDHGHGPSRKLRNLNGILVHPDPKDEHECLETKEIPNAPRGLTHASTKSAKTRRQEGISRFYVIQVVFRNALEIGFLAGQYFLYGFNVPAMFECDRYPCVKEVECYVSRPTEKTVFLVFMFAVSGICVVLNLAELNHLGWRKIKTAIRGVQARRKSVCEVRKKDLLHLSSLPNLGRTQSSESAYV